One segment of Urocitellus parryii isolate mUroPar1 chromosome 5, mUroPar1.hap1, whole genome shotgun sequence DNA contains the following:
- the Zdhhc16 gene encoding palmitoyltransferase ZDHHC16 isoform X4, which translates to MRGQRSLLLGPARLCLRLLLLLGYRRRCPPLLRGLVQRWRYGKVCLRSLLYNSFGGGDTAVDAAFEPVYWLVDNVIRWFGVVFVVLVIVLTGSIVAIAYLCVLPLILQTYSVPRLCWHFFYSHWNLILIVFHYYQAITTPPGYPPQGRNDIATVSICKKCIYPKPARTHHCSICNRCVLKMDHHCPWLNNCVGHYNHRYFFSFCFFMTLGCVYCSYGSWDLFREAYAAIEKMKQLDKNKLQAVANQTYHQTPPPTFSFRERITHKSLVYLWFLCSSVALALGALTIWHAVLISRGETSIERHINKKERRRLQAKGRVFRNPYNYGCLDNWKALAYPCAVTF; encoded by the exons ATGAGGGGTCAGCGGAGCCTGCTGCTGGGCCCAGCCCGCCTCTGTCTGCGCCTGCTTCTGCTCCTGGGTTACAGGCGCCGCTGCCCACCTCTGCTCCGGGGCCTGGTACAGCGCTGGCGCTATGGCAAGGTCTGCCTGCGCTCCTTGCTCTATAACTCCTTTGGGGGTGGTGATACTGCTGTCGATGCTGCCTTTGAGCCTGTCTACTGGCTGGTGGACAACGTGATCCGCTGGTTTGGGGTG GTGTTCGTGGTGCTGGTGATAGTGCTGACGGGCTCCATCGTGGCCATCGCCTACTTGTGTGTCCTGCCTCTCATCCTTCAAACCTACTCGGTGCCACGACTCTGCTGGCATTTCTTCTACAGTCACTGGAATCTGATTCTCATCGTTTTCCATTACTACCAGGCCATCACCACTCCACCTGGGTACCCACCCCAG GGCAGGAATGACATTGCCACAGTCTCCATCTGTAAGAAGTGTATTTATCCCAAACCTGCCCGAACACACCACTGCAGCATCTGCAATAG GTGTGTGCTGAAGATGGACCATCACTGCC CCTGGCTAAATAACTGTGTGGGCCACTATAACCATCGGTacttcttctctttctgctttttcatGACTCTGGGCTGTGTCTACTGCAGCTATGGAAGTTGGGACCTTTTCCGGGAGGCTTATGCTGCCATTGAG AAAATGAAACAGCTCGACAAGAACAAACTGCAGGCGGTTGCCAACCAG acttATCACCAGACCCCACCACCCACCTTCTCCTTTCGGGAAAGGATAACTCACAAGAGCCTTGTCTACCTCTGGTTCCTGTGCAG TTCTGTGGCACTTGCCCTGGGTGCCCTAACCATATGGCATGCTGTTCTCATCAGCCGGGGTGAGACTAGCATCGAAAGGCACATCAACAAGAAGGAAAGACGTCGACTACAGGCGAAGGGCAGA GTATTTAGGAATCCTTACAACTATGGCTGTCTGGACAACTGGAAG GCACTGGCTTACCCGTGTGCTGTTACCTTCTAG
- the Zdhhc16 gene encoding palmitoyltransferase ZDHHC16 isoform X3 — protein sequence MRGQRSLLLGPARLCLRLLLLLGYRRRCPPLLRGLVQRWRYGKVCLRSLLYNSFGGGDTAVDAAFEPVYWLVDNVIRWFGVVFVVLVIVLTGSIVAIAYLCVLPLILQTYSVPRLCWHFFYSHWNLILIVFHYYQAITTPPGYPPQGRNDIATVSICKKCIYPKPARTHHCSICNRCVLKMDHHCPWLNNCVGHYNHRYFFSFCFFMTLGCVYCSYGSWDLFREAYAAIEKMKQLDKNKLQAVANQTYHQTPPPTFSFRERITHKSLVYLWFLCSSVALALGALTIWHAVLISRGETSIERHINKKERRRLQAKGRVFRNPYNYGCLDNWKVFLGVDTGRLLLADTMYPIPG from the exons ATGAGGGGTCAGCGGAGCCTGCTGCTGGGCCCAGCCCGCCTCTGTCTGCGCCTGCTTCTGCTCCTGGGTTACAGGCGCCGCTGCCCACCTCTGCTCCGGGGCCTGGTACAGCGCTGGCGCTATGGCAAGGTCTGCCTGCGCTCCTTGCTCTATAACTCCTTTGGGGGTGGTGATACTGCTGTCGATGCTGCCTTTGAGCCTGTCTACTGGCTGGTGGACAACGTGATCCGCTGGTTTGGGGTG GTGTTCGTGGTGCTGGTGATAGTGCTGACGGGCTCCATCGTGGCCATCGCCTACTTGTGTGTCCTGCCTCTCATCCTTCAAACCTACTCGGTGCCACGACTCTGCTGGCATTTCTTCTACAGTCACTGGAATCTGATTCTCATCGTTTTCCATTACTACCAGGCCATCACCACTCCACCTGGGTACCCACCCCAG GGCAGGAATGACATTGCCACAGTCTCCATCTGTAAGAAGTGTATTTATCCCAAACCTGCCCGAACACACCACTGCAGCATCTGCAATAG GTGTGTGCTGAAGATGGACCATCACTGCC CCTGGCTAAATAACTGTGTGGGCCACTATAACCATCGGTacttcttctctttctgctttttcatGACTCTGGGCTGTGTCTACTGCAGCTATGGAAGTTGGGACCTTTTCCGGGAGGCTTATGCTGCCATTGAG AAAATGAAACAGCTCGACAAGAACAAACTGCAGGCGGTTGCCAACCAG acttATCACCAGACCCCACCACCCACCTTCTCCTTTCGGGAAAGGATAACTCACAAGAGCCTTGTCTACCTCTGGTTCCTGTGCAG TTCTGTGGCACTTGCCCTGGGTGCCCTAACCATATGGCATGCTGTTCTCATCAGCCGGGGTGAGACTAGCATCGAAAGGCACATCAACAAGAAGGAAAGACGTCGACTACAGGCGAAGGGCAGA GTATTTAGGAATCCTTACAACTATGGCTGTCTGGACAACTGGAAGGTATTCCTGGGTGTGGACACAGGAAG
- the Zdhhc16 gene encoding palmitoyltransferase ZDHHC16 isoform X1, producing MRGQRSLLLGPARLCLRLLLLLGYRRRCPPLLRGLVQRWRYGKVCLRSLLYNSFGGGDTAVDAAFEPVYWLVDNVIRWFGVVFVVLVIVLTGSIVAIAYLCVLPLILQTYSVPRLCWHFFYSHWNLILIVFHYYQAITTPPGYPPQGRNDIATVSICKKCIYPKPARTHHCSICNRCVLKMDHHCPWLNNCVGHYNHRYFFSFCFFMTLGCVYCSYGSWDLFREAYAAIEKMKQLDKNKLQAVANQTYHQTPPPTFSFRERITHKSLVYLWFLCSSVALALGALTIWHAVLISRGETSIERHINKKERRRLQAKGRVFRNPYNYGCLDNWKVFLGVDTGRHWLTRVLLPSSHLPHGNGMSWDPPPWVTVHSASVMAV from the exons ATGAGGGGTCAGCGGAGCCTGCTGCTGGGCCCAGCCCGCCTCTGTCTGCGCCTGCTTCTGCTCCTGGGTTACAGGCGCCGCTGCCCACCTCTGCTCCGGGGCCTGGTACAGCGCTGGCGCTATGGCAAGGTCTGCCTGCGCTCCTTGCTCTATAACTCCTTTGGGGGTGGTGATACTGCTGTCGATGCTGCCTTTGAGCCTGTCTACTGGCTGGTGGACAACGTGATCCGCTGGTTTGGGGTG GTGTTCGTGGTGCTGGTGATAGTGCTGACGGGCTCCATCGTGGCCATCGCCTACTTGTGTGTCCTGCCTCTCATCCTTCAAACCTACTCGGTGCCACGACTCTGCTGGCATTTCTTCTACAGTCACTGGAATCTGATTCTCATCGTTTTCCATTACTACCAGGCCATCACCACTCCACCTGGGTACCCACCCCAG GGCAGGAATGACATTGCCACAGTCTCCATCTGTAAGAAGTGTATTTATCCCAAACCTGCCCGAACACACCACTGCAGCATCTGCAATAG GTGTGTGCTGAAGATGGACCATCACTGCC CCTGGCTAAATAACTGTGTGGGCCACTATAACCATCGGTacttcttctctttctgctttttcatGACTCTGGGCTGTGTCTACTGCAGCTATGGAAGTTGGGACCTTTTCCGGGAGGCTTATGCTGCCATTGAG AAAATGAAACAGCTCGACAAGAACAAACTGCAGGCGGTTGCCAACCAG acttATCACCAGACCCCACCACCCACCTTCTCCTTTCGGGAAAGGATAACTCACAAGAGCCTTGTCTACCTCTGGTTCCTGTGCAG TTCTGTGGCACTTGCCCTGGGTGCCCTAACCATATGGCATGCTGTTCTCATCAGCCGGGGTGAGACTAGCATCGAAAGGCACATCAACAAGAAGGAAAGACGTCGACTACAGGCGAAGGGCAGA GTATTTAGGAATCCTTACAACTATGGCTGTCTGGACAACTGGAAGGTATTCCTGGGTGTGGACACAGGAAG GCACTGGCTTACCCGTGTGCTGTTACCTTCTAGTCACTTGCCCCATGGGAATGGAATGAGCTGGGACCCCCCTCCCTGGGTGACTGTTCACTCAGCCTCTGTGATGGCAGTGTGA
- the Zdhhc16 gene encoding palmitoyltransferase ZDHHC16 isoform X2 has protein sequence MRGQRSLLLGPARLCLRLLLLLGYRRRCPPLLRGLVQRWRYGKVCLRSLLYNSFGGGDTAVDAAFEPVYWLVDNVIRWFGVVFVVLVIVLTGSIVAIAYLCVLPLILQTYSVPRLCWHFFYSHWNLILIVFHYYQAITTPPGYPPQGRNDIATVSICKKCIYPKPARTHHCSICNRCVLKMDHHCPWLNNCVGHYNHRYFFSFCFFMTLGCVYCSYGSWDLFREAYAAIETYHQTPPPTFSFRERITHKSLVYLWFLCSSVALALGALTIWHAVLISRGETSIERHINKKERRRLQAKGRVFRNPYNYGCLDNWKVFLGVDTGRHWLTRVLLPSSHLPHGNGMSWDPPPWVTVHSASVMAV, from the exons ATGAGGGGTCAGCGGAGCCTGCTGCTGGGCCCAGCCCGCCTCTGTCTGCGCCTGCTTCTGCTCCTGGGTTACAGGCGCCGCTGCCCACCTCTGCTCCGGGGCCTGGTACAGCGCTGGCGCTATGGCAAGGTCTGCCTGCGCTCCTTGCTCTATAACTCCTTTGGGGGTGGTGATACTGCTGTCGATGCTGCCTTTGAGCCTGTCTACTGGCTGGTGGACAACGTGATCCGCTGGTTTGGGGTG GTGTTCGTGGTGCTGGTGATAGTGCTGACGGGCTCCATCGTGGCCATCGCCTACTTGTGTGTCCTGCCTCTCATCCTTCAAACCTACTCGGTGCCACGACTCTGCTGGCATTTCTTCTACAGTCACTGGAATCTGATTCTCATCGTTTTCCATTACTACCAGGCCATCACCACTCCACCTGGGTACCCACCCCAG GGCAGGAATGACATTGCCACAGTCTCCATCTGTAAGAAGTGTATTTATCCCAAACCTGCCCGAACACACCACTGCAGCATCTGCAATAG GTGTGTGCTGAAGATGGACCATCACTGCC CCTGGCTAAATAACTGTGTGGGCCACTATAACCATCGGTacttcttctctttctgctttttcatGACTCTGGGCTGTGTCTACTGCAGCTATGGAAGTTGGGACCTTTTCCGGGAGGCTTATGCTGCCATTGAG acttATCACCAGACCCCACCACCCACCTTCTCCTTTCGGGAAAGGATAACTCACAAGAGCCTTGTCTACCTCTGGTTCCTGTGCAG TTCTGTGGCACTTGCCCTGGGTGCCCTAACCATATGGCATGCTGTTCTCATCAGCCGGGGTGAGACTAGCATCGAAAGGCACATCAACAAGAAGGAAAGACGTCGACTACAGGCGAAGGGCAGA GTATTTAGGAATCCTTACAACTATGGCTGTCTGGACAACTGGAAGGTATTCCTGGGTGTGGACACAGGAAG GCACTGGCTTACCCGTGTGCTGTTACCTTCTAGTCACTTGCCCCATGGGAATGGAATGAGCTGGGACCCCCCTCCCTGGGTGACTGTTCACTCAGCCTCTGTGATGGCAGTGTGA